Proteins from a single region of Plasmodium brasilianum strain Bolivian I chromosome 13, whole genome shotgun sequence:
- a CDS encoding hypothetical protein (Plasmodium exported protein), producing MEDKISCYLLKPIFLSFNSNTSFLHIYVMKIISMNKLNKSGDDKYNCGRKLYRRTYRLIIKYEKNYSSSSACDYWSCIDNSLFIKKFRFLDIFVFIKNLYNNIGSSNFIIVQFPSFISFYLYVKESCNEF from the exons atgGAAGATAAAATTTCCTGTTACTTATTAAAacctatatttttatcctttaaTTCGAATACGTcgtttttgcatatatatgttatgaaaataatatctaTG AATAAGCTTAACAAATCGGGGGATGACAAATACAACTGTggtagaaaattatataggaGAACTTATCGattgataataaaatatgaaaaaaattatagttcAAGTAGCGCATG tGATTACTGGAGCTGCATTGACAactcattatttattaagaaatttAGGTTTTTggatatatttgtatttattaaaaacttATACAACAATATAGGAAGtagtaattttattattgttcagTTTCCTAGTTTTATTagcttttatttatatgttaagGAAAGTTGCAATGAATTTTAA
- a CDS encoding hypothetical protein (Plasmodium exported protein), with protein sequence MRVYNIDNTIVPGIGVNKRLNSSLVNILKKIKRKDCTFGSICSRTLCVHYGETEYFLRPTEELKKLRENFTSKYNTKRLKLKNSQNVLYSNSLKNHNDKPFIDSKLKGNKKVIVYNKPLKTESTLRKLRENLLNNPFIRDLMLKEVDNILLRNEFNT encoded by the exons ATGAGAGTTTATAATATAGATAATACTATTGTTCCTGGTATTGGTGTAAATAAACGACTAAAT aGTTCTCTTGTTAacattcttaaaaaaataaaaaggaaagatTGCACATTCGGTTCAATATGTAGTAGAACGTTATGCGTCCACTATGGAGAAACAGAGTATTTTTTAAGACCAActgaagaattaaaaaaattaagggaAAATTTTACATCCAAATACAACACAAAAAGGTTAAAATTGAAGAACTCACAGAATGTTCTCTATAGTAATAGTTTGAAAAATCATa ATGATAAGCCCTTTATAGATTCTAAATTGAAaggtaataaaaaagttatagtGTATAATAAACCACTGAAAACAGAGAGTACATTAAGAAAATTAAGAGAGAATTTGTTAAATAACCCCTTTATAAGAGATTTAATGTTAAAAGAAGTAgataacattttattaagaaatgaatttaatacttaa
- a CDS encoding hypothetical protein (Plasmodium exported protein): MKQYFKFLIFSVIFIFAVLIWIRCYKNNVNNYHKTLHKKYKLDNHLTVTINRLLSEDSIDSILNEYLSDNEGNNKLHVEGKDIYKSYGDNESEIEELIDNSIITDKGAKVATIKKSSFINRLDTYFEKKIFNQLDSIDKIKYRMKINRKAALKLIYKETALLFTPHLSLLFIGFILFISKISLIYKESSILKALSIVNSLVLGFVGLLILVGLFYVLVKIVKYKMMKANNYKLSYNELVSLVRNTFTME; encoded by the exons ATGaaacaatattttaagtTTCTCATTTTTAGTGTAATCTTTATATTTGCTGTTTTAATTTGGATACGCTGTTATAAGAATAATGtg aataACTATCATAAAACATTGCATAAAAAGTATAAGTTAGATAACCATTTAACTGTAACAATTAATAGACTATTATCAGAGGATTCAATTGATTcaatattaaatgaatatttatctGATAACGAGGggaataataaattacatgTTGAAggaaaagatatatataaaagttacGGAGACAATGAATCAGAAATTGAGGAATTAATAGATAACTCAATAATTACGGATAAAGGGGCTAAAGTAGCTACGATAAAAAAatcttcttttattaatagaTTAGATACATATTTTGAGAAGAAAATATTCAATCAATTAGATTCCATagataaaattaagtatagaatgaaaattaatagaaaagCTGCACTTAAATTGATATATAAAGAGACAGCTTTATTATTTACTCCACACCTTTCACTTTTATTTATAggatttatactttttatatcaaaaatttcattaatttataaagaaaGTTCGATATTAAAGGCACTTTCAATAGTAAATTCTCTTGTATTAGGATTTGTGGGTCTCTTAATTTTAGTAggtttattttatgttcttgtaaaaattgtaaaatataaaatgatgaaagcaaataattataaacttTCTTACAATGAGTTAGTTTCTTTGGTAAGGAATACTTTTACTATGGAGTAG
- a CDS encoding PIR protein, giving the protein MTIQYKKEWDNLLKDSPAYKLYEDFREGDASKTSSIECGDKSNIDKLNSMILANLRNVNDGKYMKCSNCKDCCLNFTYWMYDEIRKLVLCKNNKINVSDFIGKLSIEGSSFNNRANKCPCSYYYLGDLNEMNKEKDLHDYFENFDELERKCFNKSNKIMCDEYTKYISKIYEENYFDCCYLYEYGIEDCKHYFKCDDQYKPNKLLDIINDKFQKGKKKLEKSPKGVYQADSNKFQEGDPAFQFLTCSGKLSVGKRTHCVVSRKAPQDIIRGIEHTANGSVESSGSPESKHLLSQGDVTAQGKVTERARGTRNIKVSNHETTEHGINISPSLVASENVGEITSTRNKSVCVNSLSNKEKVESCVEPDVRTTRTLGLRIEGVLPISRIKIARGTKIPSYLNIQESPSSILTSTFFRVGISACLVVGILMLFLIYYKFTPFRSRIRSRKSTRKRIRYDDYDDYPTVIFGKISAPRRRHTKNIRILERYYMHEYS; this is encoded by the exons atgACGATTCAATATAAGAAAGAATGG GATAACCTTTTAAAAGATTCACCtgcatataaattatatgaagaTTTCCGTGAGGGGGACGCCTCAAAAACTTCTAGTATTGAATGTGGTGATAAAAGTAATATtgataaattaaattctATGATATTAGCCAACTTACGAAACGTAAATGATGGAAAGTATATGAAATGTAGTAATTGTAAAGACTGTTGTCTGAATTTTACTTACTGGATGTATGatgaaataagaaaattggttctatgtaaaaataataagattAATGTCTCCGACTTTATTGGTAAACTTTCAATTGAAGGAAGTTCTTTTAACAATAGGGCAAATAAATGTCCTTGTAGCTATTATTATCTTGGAgatttaaatgaaatgaatAAAGAGAAAGATCTGCACGATTATTTTGAGAATTTCGATGAACTGGAaagaaaatgttttaataagtcaaataaaataatgtgtGATGAATATACTAAATAcattagtaaaatatatgaagaaaattattttgattgTTGTTATCTCTACGAATATGGAATAGAGGACTGcaaacattattttaaatgtgaTGATCAATATAAACCGAATAAACTATtggatataataaatgataaatttcaaaaaggaaagaaaaaattagaaaaatccCCAAAAGGTGTATATCAAGCTGATTCTAATAAATTCCAAGAGGGAGACCCAGCTTTCCAGTTTCTTACATGCTCAGGGAAGTTGAGTGTTGGAAAAAGAACTCATTGTGTTGTATCTAGAAAAGCACCACAAGATATCATTAGAGGTATCGAACATACAGCGAATGGATCAGTCGAGAGTTCAGGATCTCCAGAATCGAAACACTTATTGTCACAAGGAGATGTTACTGCACAAGGTAAAGTTACCGAAAGAGCAAGAGGAACCAGAAACATTAAAGTAAGTAATCACGAGACTACAGAACACGGAATTAATATATCACCATCTCTTGTAGCGTCAGAGAATGTAGGAGAAATCACAAGTACTCGCAATAAAAGTGTATGTGTGAATTCCTTATCGAATAAAGAAAAGGTAGAATCCTGTGTAGAACCAGATGTACGTACAACTAGGACTCTTGGATTAAGAATAGAGGGAGTGTTACCAATATCAAGAATTAAAATAGCACGTGGTACTAAAATCCCATCTTATTTGAATATTCAAGAAAGCCCAAGTAGTATTTTAACGTCCACTTTTTTTCGTGTTGGAATATCAGCTTGTCTTGTTGTAGGAATATTGATGCTTTTTTTGATTTACTATAag TTTACGCCCTTTCGGTCTCGCATACGAAGTAGGAAATCGacaagaaaaagaattagGTATGACGATTATGATGACTATCCAACAGTTATCTTTGGAAAAATTTCAGCACCTAGGCGTAGACATACGAAGAACATTAGAATACTTGAGCGTTATTATATGCATGAGTATTCTTAA
- a CDS encoding hypothetical protein (Plasmodium exported protein), with translation MLGYKIPNKRYNYETDISINEKGAKGKNNQSNSLLFIAMFTAENIYCNSSIFGENLDSKKKIHQKKKYVIIFLKKNWQNWILANFETMEEFWYTIKVTLDVSNEAFSPVSFV, from the exons ATGTTAGGATACAAGATACCAAATAAGAGATACAATTATGAAACTGATATAtctattaatgaaaaaggggctaaaggaaaaaacaatcAATCTAAtagtttattatttatagctATGTTCACTgcagaaaatatatattgtaattcAAGTATTTTTGGAGAAAATTTagattctaaaaaaaaaatacatcaaaaaaaaaagtatgtgataattttcttaaaaaaaaattggcaGAATTG GATACTTGCAAATTTTGAAACAATGGAAGAATTTTGGTATACTATAAAAGTGACTCTAGATGTATCAAATGAAGCTTTTTCCCCGGTATCATTTGTTTAA
- a CDS encoding hypothetical protein (Plasmodium exported protein) → MDILNKSFINRHYRLPKIRDSLIRTDLNNKNILLHEDHSLKKNDITKDDLSPKDTPTDVIPVSNNKELLQKKNSISEIDIINECLLDKDVSKEETDVTDKKELLQKHNSISEINSTKENLSQKEIHAENIYVTNKKELLQKKFSISEIDTIEECL, encoded by the coding sequence AtggatattttaaataaaagtttCATAAATAGACATTATAGACTACCAAAAATAAGAGATAGTTTAATTAGAACAGATTTAAACAACAAAAATATCTTATTACATGAAGATcattctttaaaaaagaacGATATAACAAAAGATGACTTATCACCTAAGGATACTCCTACAGACGTAATTCCTGTATCTAATAACAAGGAGTtgttacaaaaaaagaattcaATTAGTGAAATTGACATTATCAACGAATGTTTATTAGATAAGGATGTCTCTAAAGAGGAAACCGACGTAACCGATAAAAAGGAGCTATTACAAAAACATAATTCCATAAGTGAAATTAATAGCACTAAGGAAAATTTATcacaaaaagaaatacatgCAGAGAATATTTATGTAACTAATAAAAAGGAGTTGTTACAAAAAAAGTTTTCCATTAGTGAAATCGATACTATCGAGGaatgtttataa
- a CDS encoding hypothetical protein (Plasmodium exported protein): protein MKHFDEENNNIKSRGNECNRNNALNIRFSRLLNGETKIPGNQQYQTIKKGIYSMLYESDDTFRERLKALEHDDEFKKRFNNLVQCDFSEQEFNDLRNHKNFQKKKGASKDENDVKKKGYTLKNYDDIEKYENANFLKSVDSSIKSDLFQIGLNNNYYFFKIRNKVKYIFRYMKEHKVYSAFVILITVIASYLVLSLFIMICKAYISMNAASAILMP, encoded by the exons aTGAAACATTTCGATGAG GAAAACAACAATATTAAATCAAGGGGTAATGAGTGTAATCGAAATAATGCATTAAATATAAGATTTAGCAGATTACTAAATGGCGAAACAAAAATACCCGGAAACCAACAATACCAAACGataaaaaagggaatatATAGTATGTTATATGAAAGTGATGATACATTTAGAGAAAGATTAAAAGCATTAGAACATGATGACGAATTTAAAAAACgatttaataatttagtaCAATGTGATTTTTCTGAACAGGAATTTAATGATCTAAGAAATCATAAAAACtttcaaaaaaagaagggTGCATCCAAAGATGAAAAtgacgtaaaaaaaaaaggttataccttaaaaaattatgatgatattgagaaatatgaaaacgccaattttttaaaaagcgTAGATTCAAGTATTAAATCAGATTTATTCCAAATCGgcttaaataataattattatttctttaaaattcgaaataaagttaaatatatctttagGTACATGAAAGAACATAAAGTATATTCTGCATTTGTGATTCTTATAACTGTGATTGCGTCATATCTGGTGCTTTCTCTGTTTATAATGATTTGTAAAGCGTATATTTCTATGAACGCTGCATCAGCCATTTTGATGCCATGA
- a CDS encoding hypothetical protein (Plasmodium exported protein) has translation MNDGKKEYALQKEKNYIINIHMSNGKKENILPKGKKYIMDITTIDKEKEKELPEVKKYIIDLHVSDGIKKDELSQKNYTSSITEGLSELSSCTFSAVTESIITALAQLPSLAVPVFKAISNTISSPIKNIFLGGLFSFEGNVINAFSEAASQSGGGVATFVNGFRDGARNVVNCAFTTVPNKVYSAGVSAGVRNAIMRTVFPSLIAISVLIIFLGIYKLFLHLGKKGKLNFINNYKKKSLSSLEEIKFHNRINIWKKSRHKNFLHLYDE, from the exons ATGAATGatggaaaaaaggaatatgctttacagaaagaaaaaaattatattataaatatacatatgagcaacgggaaaaaagaaaatatattaccaaaaggaaaaaaatatattatggatATAACTACGATTgataaagaaaaggaaaaagaattacccgaagtgaaaaaatatattatagattTACATGTGAGTGATGgcataaaaaaagatgaattatcacaaaaaaattatacttcaa GTATAACAGAAGGGTTATCTGAATTATCGTCTTGTACATTTTCTGCTGTAACTGAATCTATTATAACTGCGTTAGCTCAACTCCCAAGTTTAGCAGTTCCTGTATTTAAAGCGATTTCAAATACTATAAGTTCTcccataaaaaatatttttttgggaggtttattttcatttgaagGTAATGTTATCAATGCCTTTTCTGAAGCTGCAAGTCAATCCGGTGGAGGTGTTGCCACATTTGTTAATGGTTTTCGAGATGGTGCTAGAAATGTTGTAAACTGTGCATTTACTACAGTCCCAAATAAAGTTTATTCTGCAGGTGTTTCAGCTGGTGTAAGAAATGCTATCATGCGGACTGTATTTCCATCATTAATTGCTATTTCTGttctaattatatttttaggtatttataaattatttttacacctaggaaaaaagggaaagttaaattttatcaataattataaaaagaaatcgTTAAGTTCCTTAGAGGAAATTAAATTTcataatagaataaatatatggaaaaagagtcgacataaaaattttttacatttatatgatgAGTAA
- a CDS encoding hypothetical protein (Plasmodium exported protein): MVQTNIHVFFTLLIWIFQYFYELTLSEKSCIKKMNLNNTSNVRVRRLLYGKTYADSQHIDFLLKDKFQDNYLNSYDSLNIRDYFENSTDSLMSDNYLHTSHEELERKPSGIKKYEFRKKTGYSSRGNYLKKLNAKYDSEIVKLLDSLFKTSNEYENIRKLKFKNILKVCSPVIISSLLIASMMVLSQYSSFSMLLSIPLFILTVVYVTYKLAKNMKMRHLRK, from the exons ATGGTACAAACAAATATACACGTTTTTTTTACCCTATTAATATGGATATTCCAGTATTTCTATGAG TTAACACTCTCAGAAAAATCATGCATTAAGAAAATGAACTTAAATAATACATCGAATGTAAGGGTAAGAAGATTATTATATGGAAAAACATATGCCGATTCTCAACATATAGACtttcttttaaaagataAGTTTCAAGACAATTATCTAAACTCATATgattcattaaatattagggattattttgaaaattcaaCTGATTCATTAATGTCTGATAATTATCTTCATACTTCTCATGAAGAATTAGAACGAAAACCAtctggaataaaaaaatatgagttCAGGAAAAAAACTGGATATTCCAGTAGAGGTAATTATTTGAAGAAACTAAATGCAAAATACGACAGCGAAATAGTAAAACTATTGgattctttatttaaaacgtcaaatgaatatgaaaatatacgTAAGTTaaagtttaaaaatattcttaaggTCTGTAGTCCAGTTATAATATCCAGTTTACTTATCGCATCTATGATGGTGTTATCCCAGTATAGTTCATTTTCTATGTTATTATCAATTcctttgtttattttaactGTAGTTTATGTTACCTATAAATTAgcgaaaaatatgaagatgCGCCATctgagaaaataa